A window of the Thermodesulforhabdus norvegica genome harbors these coding sequences:
- a CDS encoding ABC transporter permease gives MIPKGLFYRINLYCGCVVLVCIFLPLLELVTSSSADVLLKTVKDRDVINSIRLSLIASGISAFIVFVFGTPLAYLMARFNFLGKRLVEAVIDLPVVIPHPVVGIAVLGVVGRDHIIGKILLDAGIRIMGSVTGIVIVLTFVSFPFYINTVRDGFEAVSPRLENVSRSLGASMASTFLRVTLPLSWRSVVAGLIMSGARAISEFGAVVVIAYHPVTAPVLIYERFESYGLRYSQPVAVLLVGVCMVLFIVVRWITLKNNNDFD, from the coding sequence ATGATTCCTAAGGGGCTTTTTTACCGAATAAATTTATATTGTGGGTGCGTTGTCTTGGTTTGTATTTTTCTACCTTTGCTTGAGCTGGTCACATCGTCATCGGCTGATGTTTTGCTTAAAACAGTAAAAGATAGGGATGTCATTAACTCAATCCGATTGAGTTTAATTGCTTCAGGGATTTCGGCGTTTATTGTCTTTGTTTTCGGAACGCCTCTGGCTTACCTGATGGCCAGGTTTAATTTCCTGGGTAAGAGATTGGTGGAGGCCGTGATAGATCTTCCCGTGGTGATCCCACATCCAGTAGTGGGAATTGCCGTATTGGGGGTAGTCGGTAGGGATCATATTATAGGGAAAATTCTGCTAGACGCAGGAATTAGAATAATGGGTAGTGTTACCGGTATAGTTATAGTACTTACTTTCGTCAGTTTTCCCTTTTACATAAACACGGTAAGAGACGGATTTGAAGCAGTTTCTCCAAGGCTAGAGAATGTGTCGAGAAGCCTAGGGGCTTCCATGGCAAGCACGTTTTTGCGAGTCACGCTCCCTTTAAGCTGGCGTAGCGTTGTTGCGGGATTAATCATGAGCGGTGCCAGGGCTATTAGCGAATTCGGTGCGGTGGTTGTTATAGCCTATCATCCGGTTACAGCCCCCGTGTTGATATACGAACGTTTCGAAAGTTATGGTCTTAGGTATTCTCAGCCTGTGGCAGTGTTACTTGT